CGCGCTCGGCGGCAGCGCGAAGCTGGACGGCTGCAGCATCACGATCGACGGCAAGGAACAGAAGCGCAGCAGCGCCACCGGCACGACGGCCATCTGCACGACGGTGTTCGTGGGTGGTTGACCACGAAGATCGCTGCCTCGTGTCAGAACCTGGGGCTTGAGCACAGGTTCTGACACGAGGCAGCGATCTTGCCGGCGGCGCGCGAGACGCGACCGCCCCGCGACTCAGCCGACGGGGCTGGCGGCCCGCACGTCGGCGGCGATGCCCTCGGCGATCTTCTGGGCGACGTCCTCGGTGGACGCCTCGACCATGACCCGCACCAGCGGCTCGGTGCCCGACGGACGCAGCAGCACCCGGCCGGTCCCGGCCAGCTGGGACTCGGCGGCGGCGACCGCGGCGAGGATCTCCGGCGCGCGGGCCACGCCCTTGTCGGCGACCCGTACGTTGATCAGCACCTGCGGCAGGCGCTGCACCACGGCGGCCAGCTCGGCCAGGGTCTTGCCGGTCTCGGCGACCCGGGCCAGCAGGCGCAGGCCGGTGAGCACCCCGTCGCCGGTGGTGGCGTGCTCGGTGAAGACCACGTGACCGCTCTGCTCGCCACCGAGGCTGAACCCGCCGGCCCGCAGCTCCTCCAACACGTACCGGTCGCCGACCTTGGTCTCGACCAGGGTGATGCCGGCCTCGCGCATGGCGATGCGCAGCCCGAGGTTGCTCATCACGGTAGCGACGAGGGTGTTCTCGGCGAGCGCACCGGCGTCGCGCATGGCCAGCGCGAGGATCGCCATGATCTGGTCGCCGTCGACCTCGGTGCCGCTCGCGTCCACGGCCAGGCACCGGTCGGCGTCGCCGTCGACCGCGATGCCCAGGTGGGCACCGTGCTCGACGACGGCGGCCTTGAGGGGGGCGAGGTGGGTGGCGCCGCACTCGTCGTTGATGTTGAGCCCGTCCGGCTCCGCGTTGATCGCGATGACCTCGGCCCCGGCCTCCCGGAACGCCTCGGGGGCGACGTCGCTGGCGGCGCCGTGGGCACAGTCCAGCACGACCTTGATGCCCGCCAGCGGCTGCCCGGTCGCCTCGACCAGGTGCGAGGTGTAGTGCTCGGCGCCGTCGAGCAGGTCGTGCACCCGGCCGACCTGAGCTCCGGTGGGCCGCGTCCAGGGCGCGCCGAGCGCGGCCTCGATCGTGTCCTCCTGCTCGTCGGTGAGCTTGTGCCCGCCCGCGGCGAAGAACTTGATGCCGTTGTCGGGCATCGGGTTGTGGCTGGCGGAGATCATCACGCCGAAGTCGGCGCGCACCTCGGCGGTCAGGAACGCCACGCCGGGGGTCGGCAGCACGCCCACCCGGACCACGTTGGCACCCGCACTGGCCAGGCCGGCGACCACGGCCGCCTCCAGCATCTCGCCGCTGGCCCGGGGGTCGCGGCCGACCACCACGAGCGGCGGCTGCACTCGGGCCTCCTGGTCGGGCAGCGTGTGCGCCGCGGCGACCGCGAGGGAGAGCGCGAGTTCGGGGCTGAGGTCCGCGTTGGCCAGACCGCGTACGCCGTCGGTGCCGAAGAGGCGTGCCATCCGGTGGCCCTTTCTGTGGGGTGCGAAAGGAGGGGTACGACACGACCCGGCGCGCGGGTGGCGAGCCGAGGCCGGGAGCTGCGGAAAGTCGAACGGCCGGGCACGCCATCCCGCCTGGAAGCAGGAGCGTGCCCGGCCGTTCAGCAGCTGAAAGCGATCAACGCTTCGAGTACTGCGGAGCCTTACGGGCCTTCTTGAGACCGTACTTCTTGCTCTCGGTGACGCGGGCGTCACGGGTGAGGAAGCCGGCCTTCTTCAGCGCCGGGCGGTCGTCGAGGTCGAGCTCGCACAGCGCGCGGGCGATCGCCAGGCGCAGCGCGCCGGCCTGACCGCTGATGCCGCCGCCACGCAGGTTGGCGACGACGTCGAGGGTCTCGCCCTTCTCGGCGAGCACGAGCGGCTCCCGCACCGACTGCTGCGCGACCTTGCTGGGGAGGTACTTCTCCAGCTCACGGCCGTTGCAGGTGATCTTGCCGGTGCCCGGGATCAGGCGCACCCGGACGACGGCCTGCTTGCGGCGGCCGACGGTCTGGATCGGGCGGTCGCCCTTGAACTTCGGGGTGGCCGGCTTGGCAGCGACGGCGACCGAGGCCTCAGCCTCGACCACGGCCTGGGTCGGCACGGAAGTGTCGGTCATGGTGATTCCTTCGTCCGCGCTCACTGCGCGATCTGCTTGATCTCGAACGGCACCGGCTGCTGCGCCGCGTGCGGGTGCTCCGCGCCGGCGTAGACCTTGAGCTTCGACAGGATCTGCCGGCCCAGCTTGTTGTGAGGGATCATGCCCTTGACGGCCAGCTCGATCGCCTTTTCGGGGCGCTTGGTGAGCAGCTCCTCGTAACCGACGGCCTTCAGACCACCGGGGTGGCCGGAGTGCCGGTAGGCGATCTTGGTCGCGCGCTTGTTGCCGGTGAGGGCAACCTTGCCGGCGTTGATGATGATCACAAAGTCGCCGGTGTCGACGTGCGGCGCGAAAGTCGGCTTGTGCTTACCGCGCAGGAGGTTGGCGGTGTGGGTGGCGAGCCGGCCCAGCACGACGTCAGAAGCGTCGATCACGTGCCACTGACGCTCGATCTCACCCGGCTTCGGGCTGTACGTACGCACAGGTCTACCTTGTCTCGTCGTAGGTCTGTGTGACCGCGGGCGACCGCCCACGACCAACGGATTCTGCGATGCCGGCCGGCCGTGAACACGGACCGGCGCGCGAACGACAAGCCTACCTGAGCATCAGGACTGCCGGCTCGGCGCCACCTCTCGCACAACAGCCGCTAACGATACCCGCTGCCCCGCAGTGAGGTCAAAACGGCCCGGCCCTCCTGTGGTATGGCGTCCCCTGTCCGGTTTTCCAGGGCGAACTCACAGCGCGGGACCCGGCGCGGTGCGGCAGGGTTCACAACATGGGTACGGGACGCGGAACATCATCGCAATCACACGTTCGTAACTTGCTCGCTATGACCGTCACCGCGCCCGCGCCGCCGGCAAAGACGCCCGCCGCCGCCATCAGCAACTGGGATCCCGAGAACCCGGAGTTCTGGGCGTCCACCGGCCGCCGTGTCGCCCGGCGGAACCTGATCTTCTCCATCTTCGCGGAGCACCTCGGGTTCTCGGTGTGGACGCTCTGGAGCGTCGTGGTGGTGGCCATGCCCGCCACCACCTTCCCGTACACCGTCGACCAGAAGTTCTGGCTGGTCGCGCTGCCGAACCTGATCGGTGCGCTGATGCGCATCCCGTACACCTTCGCGGTGACCCGGTTCGGCGGGCGCACCTGGACCATGCTCAGCGCGCTGCTGCTGCTGATCCCGATCATCGGCATGGTGTACGCGGTCACCGCCAAACCCGCCTACTGGGTGGTGCTGGTGCTGGCCGCCACGGCCGGTCTGGGCGGCGGCAACTTCGCCTCGTCCATGACCAACATCTCCTTCTTCTTCCCGGAGAAGGAGAAGGGCACGGCGCTGGGGCTCAACGCGGCCGGCGGCAACCTCGGCATCAGCGTGATGCAGCTGGTCGTGCCGATCGCGCTGTCCTTCGGGCTGGTCTACGGCGGCCTGATGTGGCTGCCGCTGGTGCTGGCCGCCGCGCTCTGCGCGCACCTCTACATGAACAACCTGACCGTGGCGAAGTCGCCGCTGCGCGCCCAGTTCGCCACGGTGAAGCGGCCGCACACCTGGATCATGTCCTTCCTCTACATCGGCACCTTCGGCTCGTTCCTCGGCTACTCGGCCGCCTTCCCGCTGGTACTCAAGCTGCAGTTCCCGCAGGCGCCGGTGGCCCACCTGGGCGCCGCGACGATCACCCTGGCGTTCACCGGCCCGCTGATCGGCTCGCTGGTCCGCCCGGTGGGCGGCTGGCTGTCCGACCGGGTCGGCGGCGCCCGCGTCACCGCGGCCTGCTTCGTGATCATGGGCCTCGGCTCCTACGGCGTCGTGGCCGCGGTGCAGGCCAAGAGCATGGCCGGCTTCCTCACCGCGTTCCTGCTGCTGTTCGCCGCGGCGGGGGCGGGCAACGGCTCGACGTACCGCATGATCCCGGCGATCTTCGCGGCCACGTCGCCCGACCTGGCCACCGCGAAGCGGGAGTCGGCGGCGACCCTGGGCATCGCCGGCGCGATCGGCGCGGTGGGCGGCTTCTACCTGCCCCGGGCGATCAGCGACTCGATCAAGGCCACCGGCGGCATCGAGACCGCCTTCGGCTGGTTCGCCGTGCTGTACGGCGTCTGCCTCGCCGTGACCTGGTGGTGCTACCTGCGGCGGCGGGTCCTGGTCGCCCAGGCGCCGAGCCTGGCCCACGCGGGCGTCTGAACCTGATCTCTCCCTCCTCGCCCCGACCCCGGCCCGCCTGCCGGGGTCGGGGCACATTCATGTATGCGCAGCTCAGAGGCGTAATGGTGTCGCGTAGACCACAGTCCGGCGGCTTGCGAAATAGTTGAAGCTTCACCAAAGTTGGTGCCAGGTGGCTGACGCAGCCAGACCGACTTCGCAAGGAGACATCATGTCGATCGTCCTCGACCAGTCCGCGCAGGACCTGCTGTTCCGCGCCGCCCGCACCGCCAACACGTTCACCGACGAGCCGGTGAGCGACGAGCAGGTGCAGGCCATCTACGAGCTGGTCAAGTACGCCCCCACCTCGGTGAACATGCAGCCGCTGCGCGTGGTGCTGGTCCGCTCGGCGCAGGCCCGCGAGCGCCTGGTCGCGCAGATGGCCGAGGGCAACCAGGCCAAGACCGCCGCCGCCCCGCTGGTCGCCGTGCTGGCCGCCGACACGAACTTCCACGACGAGTTCCACCGCACCTTCCCGCACTTCCCGGGCGTGCGCGACTGGTTCACCGGCGACGACCACGCCCGCGCCGAGACCGCCCGGTTCAACGGCGCGCTCCAGGTCGGCTACTTCATCCTGGGCGTACGCGCGGCGGGCCTGGCCGCGGGCCCGATGACCGGCTTCGACGCGGCCGGCGTGGAGAAGGAGTTCTTCCCCGACGGCGAGCACCGGGTGCTGGCCGTGGTGAACATCGGCAAGCCGGGCGCCGACGCCTGGTTCGACCGCAGCCCCCGACTGCCGTACGACGATGTCGTGACGACGGCCTGATCGAGACGATGAGGGGTGGGGACCGGTGTCCCCACCCCTCTAAGGTTGTGATTCATGGTGACCACCACGACACAGACGACCGAGGTCCCCTGGTTGACCGACCAGGAGCAGCGGGCATGGCGCAGCTTCCTGATGACGTCGAAGCTGGTGACGGCCGAGCTGGAGCGTGGGATGGGCCAGCACGGCCTCTCCGGGACCGATTACAGCGTGCTGGTCTCCCTGTCCGAGGCGCCACGGCGGCGGATGCGCATGTCGGAGCTGTCGCACACGCTGCTGCTGGAGAAGAGCCGGCTGTCCCACCAGATCACCCGGATGGAGCGGGCGGGTCTGGTCCGCCGCGAGAGCTGCCCGGACGACCGGCGCGGGCAGTTCGCCGTGCTGACCGACGAGGGCTGGGAGACGATCCGGCGGGTCGCGCCGTTTCACGTCGAGCTGGTGCGGTCGATCTTCATCGACCGGCTGACCCCCGCCCAGCTCGCTCAGCTGGCGGAGATCTTCGAGCCGCTGCAGTCCTCGATGCGGGAGCAGTGCCCGAAGGACGAGGCGGAGTGCTGAAGCCCGCTCTCGCCTAGAGGTCCTGGATGATGCGCAGCGCGCGGCCCACCCGGCGCATGGTGTCGGTGTCGCAGACGTCCACCATGTCGGTGAACCACTTCTTCATGGGCGAGGACACCCGGTCCGGCATGATGATCAGCTCGCCCATCGGCACGGCCAGCGGCGAGTCGCGGAGCTCGTCCTCCTCGACGACCTCCGCGACTATGACGATCGGCACGTCCGTGCTGTTGTACACGTCGGAGCTGATGACCAGGCCGAGCCGCTCCCGGGCACCGTCGATCCGCCAGATCTCGCCTCTACGCAGCACGCCGCCCCCGTCCTGACAGTTCCAGGCGTACCAATTCGACTTCGCGCTCGTCGTCTAGAGCGTTCTTCTCCAAACGGTCGACGCCCGCCCGGCGAACCACGTCCGCGTGGGCGCTGAACAGCTCCCGTAGGGCCTTCTCCCGCGCGGCCTGGTCCATCCAGGCCGACAGCGACAGCCCGTCGCGCTCGGCGTAACGGCGCGCTTCCTCAATCGTCTCGTCCGCGAAGGACAGCGTTACTTTGGCAGTCATGCCGATTAGATTACGCCCGGTGTGACCACGAGTCATCCTGTTCTTCGTGCCACTTGCGTGAGTGAAAATCACCCGTTTCGAGCAACTTTACGCATTGTGACGCCATCGTAACTGTTAGCGCCTGGATGGGGTAATCGACCATTCGGACGATCATCACCATCGCTGGACGGCGGAGCCGCCGGAATCGCGTGTCACCGGGTGCCGCTGATCACTCCAAGCCCACCAACAGCGCTTTCACTGCGGACGTGCGCTGGTCTTAGCAGGTTGGAAACACAAGGGACGCTGAGGCGAAACTCCTGGACCGCAGGATTCCGCACATGACACCCTCGGCCCCACCCGCCACAGCGGCCACCGCGCTGCCGGTGCTGCCGAGCGCGCGCGAGGTCGACACGCACTGCCCCTACTGCGCGCTGCAGTGCGGGATGACGCTGCGCGAGCAGCCGGACGGCCGGGTCGAGGTCGCCGCCCGCGACTTCCCCACCAACCGGGGCGGGCTGTGCCAGAAGGGCTGGACCTCGGCCGAACTGCTGGACCACCCCGAGCGGCTGACCACCCCGCTGATCAAGGGCAGGCCCGCGAGCTGGGACGAGGCGTACGACTTCATCGTCGCCGGGATCGAGCGGACGCAGGCCGCGCACGGCCGCGACGCGGTCGCCGTGTTCGGCGGCGGCGGCCTCACCAACGAGAAGGCGTACGCGCTGGGCAAGTTCGCCCGCACCGTGCTGCGCACCGCCAACATCGACTACAACGGCCGCTTCTGCATGAGCTCGGCCGCAGCGGCCGGCAACCGCGCCTTCGGCATCGACCGCGGCCTGCCGTTCCCGATGGCCGACGTCGCGGCCGCGGACACCCTGCTGCTGATCGGCGCGAACGTGGCCGAGACGATGCCGCCGTTCGCGCGCTACCTGACCGAGCAGCGGGCCGGGGGCGGCACCCAGATCGTGGTCGACCCGCGCGCCACGCCCACCGCCCGCGCCGCCACCCTGCACCTGCAGCCCACCCCCGGCACCGATCTCGCGCTGGCTCTCGGCCTGCTGCACATCGTGATCGCCGAAGGGCTGACCGATCCGGTATACCTAGCCGAGCGCACCACCGGGTGGGACGAGGTCCGCCGGACCGCCGCCGGTTACTGGCCCGCCCGGGTGGAGCGGATCACCGGGGTGCCGGTCGCCGATCTTGAGGCCACCGCCCGCGCGCTGGCGAGCGCGGAACGCGCCATCATCCTCACCGCGCGCGGCGCCGAGCAGCACAGCAAGGGCGTCGACACGGTCACCGCGTTCATCAACCTGGCCCTCGCGCTCGGCCTGCCGGGGCGGCCCGGCTCCGGCTACGGCTGCCTCACCGGGCAGGGCAACGGCCAGGGCGGACGCGAGCACGGCCAGAAGAACGACCAGCTCCCCGGGTACCGGAAGATCGACGACCCGGCCGCGCGAGCGCACGTCGCCGCGGTGTGGGGCGTGGACCCCGACAGCCTGCCCGGCGCCGGCCTGTCCGCGTACGAGCTGCTCGATGCGCTGGGACAGCCCGGCGGGCCGAAGGCAATGCTGCTGTTCGGCTCCAACCCGGTGGTCTCCGCGCCCCGCGCCGGGCGGATCACCGAGCGGCTGAAGTCGCTGGACCTGCTGGTCGTGTGCGACTTCGTGCTGAGCGAGACGGCCGCGCTGGCCGACGTGGTGCTGCCGGTGGCCCAGTGGGCCGAGGAGGACGGCACCATGACCAATCTGGAGGGCCGGGTGCTGCGGCGCCGGGCCCTGCGCAAGCCACCGCCAGGGACAGGGACGGATCTGGCGGTGCTGGCCGAGCTGGCCTCCCGGCTCGGCCAAACCGGCGACGGTCGCTCCGGCGCCGGAGGCGTGCGGACCCCGCGGTTCACCGCGGACCCGTACGCCGTCTTCGAGGAGCTGCGGCGTGCCACCGCTGGTGGGGTGGCCGACTACGCCGGCGTCACGTGGGAGCGGGTGGACGCCGAGCAAGGCGTGTTCTGGCCCTGCCCCGCAGCGGACCGGGCAGGCACGCCGCGGCTCTTCGAAGCAGGCTTCCCGACCCCGGACGGCCGTGCCCGCATGATCGCGGTGGAGCACCGGCCGGTGGCCGAGGAGATCGACGCCGCGTACCCGCTCTACCTGACCACGGGACGGGTGCTGGCGCAGTACCAGTCCGGCGCGCAGACCCGGCGCATCGCGGCGCTGCCCGGCGGGCCCTTCGTCGAGCTGCACCCCGACCTGGCCGAGCGGCTGGGCCTGGCCGAGGGCGACCAGGTGCGCGTGATCAGCCGCCGCGGCGAGCTGACCGCGCCCGCCCGGATCGTCGCCACGATCCGCCCCGACACCCTCTTCGCACCCTTCCACTACTCCGGCGCGGGCCGGGCCAACACGCTCACCGGCGACGCGTTGGACCCGATCTCCCGGATGCCGGAGTTCAAGGTCTGTGCCGTACGAATCGAGCCGGTGACGCCATGAATCCAGGTAACACCACGCGACACGGCACTGCCGTGCCGCGCGCCGACCGTCCCCGCACCTCCCCCAACCACGTCGTGATCATCGGGTACGGCATGGCCGGCGCCCGGCTGGCCACGGAGCTGTCCGCCGCGCCGGACGTCGAGGTCACCGTGCTCGGCGCGGAGCCGCACCGGGCCTACAACCGCATCCTGCTGTCCAGCGTCCTGGCCGGGAAGCACGCCGAGGGCGACATCACGCTCACCGAGGCGGCCGGGCACGGTGTGAAGACCCGCACCGGGGTCACCGTGACCGCGATCGACCGGGCCGCCCGCACGGTCACCCTCGACGACGGCGAGCAGCTCGGCTACGACCACCTGGTGCTGGCCACCGGCTCGCAGGCGATCGTGCCGCCCATCCCGGGCCTGGAGACGCCGCACCCGCGCGTCGCCGCGTTCCGGACGCTGGAGGACTGCCGCCGCATCCTGGAGGCCGCCGACGGCGCCCGCTCCGCGCTGGTGCTGGGCGGCGGGCTGCTCGGCCTGGAGGCCGCCCGCGGGCTGGCCGGGCGCGGCCTGGCCGTGGAGGTGGTGCACGGCGTCGGCCACCTGATGGAGCGCCAGCTCGACCCGGGCGCCAGCGCGGTGCTGGTGCGCACGCTCGCCGAGCACGGCGTGGCGGTGCACCTCGCCTCGTCCGCGATCGGGGTGGGCGCGGACGCCGACGGCGTGACGCTGCGCCTGGACGGCCGCAACCTGCGCGCCGACCTGCTGGTGCTGTCCTGCGGCGTGCGCGCGGACACGGCGCTGGCCCGCGCCGCCGGGCTGCGGGTGGAGCGCGGCGTCGTGATCGACGAGACGCTGCGCACCTCCGACCCGCGCATCTCCGCGATCGGCGACTGCGCCCAGTTCGGCGAGGTCGTCGGCGGCCTGGTCGCGCCCGCCTGGGAGCAGGCGAAGGTGCTGGCGGCGCGGCTGACCGGTGCCGAGCCCGAGGCGGTGTACGAGCCGAGCGCCCCGGTGACCCGGCTCAAGGCGTCCGGCATCGACCTGGCCGCCATGGGCACGCTGCAGGCCGACCCGTCCTGCGAGGACGTCAGCTTCGCCGACCCGGCCCGCGGCACGTACGCCCGGCTGCTGATCCGCGGCGACCGGCTGGCGGGCGCGGTGATGCTCGGCGACAACCCGAACGTGGGGCAGGTCATCCAGCTGTTCGACCGCAAGGGCGTGGTGCCGCGCGACCGGCGCGCGCTGCTGCTGGGCCGGGCGCTGGGCGGCGCGGAGGCGCCGGTCGCCACGACCTCGCCCGCGCTCATGCCCGACAACGCCACCGTGTGCCAGTGCAACACGGTCACCAAGGGCGCGCTGGTGCGCTGCTGGCGCGCCGGCGCCCGCACGGTCGACGACGTCGTCGCCCGGACCCGCGCCACCACCGGCTGCGGCAGCTGCAAGGACGCGGTTGACGGCATCGTCGGGTGGCTGTCCAGCTCCGACAGTGTGGGGGTGTCCTGATCATGAGCGAACGCAGTGAGCTCATCATGTTGCTGCCGGTCAGTCATGACGGAGCCGAGCGCAGCGAGGTGACGGCATGACGAAGCGTTTGGTGGTCGCCGGGTACGGCATGGTGGCCCAGCGGTTCCTGGAGGCCTTCGCGGAGCGGGCCGTGGCCGGCTGGTCGGTGACCGTGCTGGCCGAGGAGGACCGGCCCGCCTACGACCGGGTGCGGCTGTCGGCCTGGTTCGACGACTACGACGCGTCGGCGCTGCACCTGGGCGGTGCGCCCGACGGGGTCGCGGTGCGCCTGAACGAGTGCGTCATCGGCATCGACCGCGACCGGAAGGTCGTGCACAGCGCCTCCGGCGAGACGCCGTACGACGCGCTGGTGCTGGCCACCGGCTCGCGGGCGTTCGTGCCGCCGATCGCCGGCGCGGACCTGCCCGGCGTGTTCGTCTACCGCACCCTCGACGACCTGGCGGCGCTGCGCGACTGGGCGGCGGCCGACGGCAAGCGGGTCGGCGCGGTGCTCGGCGGCGGCCTGCTCGGCCTGGAGGCCGCGAACGCGCTCAAGATGCTGGGCATCACCACCCACGTGGTCGAGTTCGCGCCGCGGCTGATGCCGCTGCAGGTGGACGAGGGCGGCGGCGCGGTGCTGCGGCGGCACATCGAGGCGCTCGGCGTCACCGTGCACACCGGCCGCGGCTGCGCGGGCCTGGAGGGCGGCGACGACGGCGTCACCCGGATGCTGTTCAACGACGGCGGCACGCTCGACGTCGACGTGGTCGTGATCGCGGCCGGCATCCGGCCCCGTGACGAGCTGGCCGAGGCGGCCGGGCTGGCCCGCGGCCCGCGCGGCGGCTTCGCGGTCGACGCGTCCTGCGCCACCGCCGACCCGGCGGTGTGGGCGATCGGCGAGTGCGCCGCGCTGTCCGTCGACTCCGGCGACGGCGTCTGCTACGGCCTGGTCGCGCCCGGCTACGCCATGGCCGAGGTGGTCGCCGACCGGCTGAACGGCGGCGACGCGGCGATGACCCGGCCGGACACCTCGACCAAGCTGAAGCTGCTCGGCGTCGACGTGGCCAGCTTCGGCACGCCGTTCGCCGAGGGCCTGGACGTGGTGGTGACCGACCAGGTCACCGGCGTGTACGCCAAGCTGCTGCTCACCGACGACGCGCAGACCCTGCTCGGCGGCATCCTGGTCGGCGACGCCGCGGCGTACCCGACGCTGCGGGCCTCGCTCGGCGGGCCGCTGCCCGCGCCGCCGCTGGCGCTGCTGGCCCCGGCCGGCGAGGGCGGGGTGAAGACCGAGCTGCCGGGCAGCGCGCAGGTCTGCTCCTGCCACGCGGTGACCAAGGACCACGTCACCGACGCCATCGCGGGCGGCTGCACCGACGTGCCCGGCCTGAAGGCGTGCACCAAGGCCGGCACCGGCTGCGGCTCCTGCGTGCCGCTGCTCAAGCAGCTGCTGGCCGCGGGCGGGGTGGCCCAGTCCAAGGCGCTCTGCGAGCACTTCACGTACTCGCGCCAGGAGCTGTTCGACATCATCCGGGTGCGCGGCGTGCGCTCCTTCACCGAGCTGGTGAGCGAGTACGGCACCGGCCGCGGCTGCGACATCTGCAAGCCCGCTATCGCTTCGATCCTGGCCACGACCAACGCCGGCTACATCCTCGACGGCGAGGAGGCGGCCCTGCAGGACACCAACGACCACTTCCTGGCCAACATCCAGCGCGACGGGACGTACTCGGTGGTCCCGCGCATCCCCGGCGGCGAGATCACCCCGGACAAGCTGATCGTGATCGGCGAGGTGGCCCGTGACTTCGGGCTCTACACGAAGATCACCGGTGGGCAGCGCATCGACCTGTTCGGGGCGCGCGTGGAGCAGCTGCCGGAGATCTGGCACCGGCTTGTGGACGCGGGCTTCGAGTCCGGGCACGCGTACGGCAAGGCGCTGCGCACCGTGAAGAGCTGCGTCGGCTCGACCTGGTGCCGCTACGGCGTGCAGGACTCGGTCGGCATGGCCATCGAGCTGGAGCTGCGCTACCGCGGCCTGCGCGCCCCGCACAAGCTCAAGTCGGCGGTCAGCGGCTGCGCCCGCGAGTGCGCCGAGGCCCGCAGCAAGGACTTCGGCATCATCGCCACCGAGAAGGGCTGGAACCTCTACGTCGCCGGCAACGGCGGCTTCCGGCCCCGGCACGCCGACCTGTTCCTCACCGACGTCACCACCGAGGAGCTGATCCGGACCATCGACCGGTTCCTCATGTACTACATCCGCACCGCCGACCGGCTCCAGCGCACCTCCACCTGGCTGGAGGCGATGGACGGCGGCCTGGACCACCTGCGCGAGGTCATCGTCGACGACGCGCTGGGGCTGTGCGAGGAGCTCGACGCGCAGATGGCCCGCCACGTCGGGTCGTACGCCGACGAGTGGCGGGCCACCCTGCAGGACCCGCAGCGCCTCGCTCGTTTCGTCTCGTTCGTCAACGCACCGGGCACGCCCGACCCCGACATCACCTTCGAGGTCGAGCGCGGGCAGAAGATCCCCGCCAAGGGTCCGGTGCCGGTCACCCTGGGAGGTGCCTCATGACCATCGCAATCATGACCGGGACCTGGACGGCGATCTGCGCGTTCGACCGGCTCCAGCCCGAACGCGGCGTCGCCGCCCTGGTCGACGGGGTGCAGATCGCCGTCTTCCGGACCTTCGACGGCGAGCTGTTCGCCATCGGCAACCGCGACCCGATCGCGGGCGCCCAGGTGATGTCGCGCGGCATCGTCGGCACCCGCGGCGACACGCCCACCGTCGCGTCCCCGCTGCACAAGCAGGTGTACGACCTGCGTACCGGGCAGTGCCTGGACGTGGCGGGGGTGGCCGTGCCGACGTACCCGGTGCGCCGCAACGGCGACGTCGTCGAAGTGGGTGTGGATACCCCATGAACAGCGATCGTGCGGCGGGACGGGGCGCGGTGTCATGACGGAGCTGTCCGGCTTCACCGTCGGCGTGACCGCCGACCGGCGGCGTGACGAGCTGGCCGCGCTGCTGGAGCGGCGGGGCGCCCGCGTCGTCATCGCCCCCGCGCTGCGCATCGTCCCGCTGCACGACGACTCCCAGCTCCGCGAGGCGACCCGCCGCTGCCTGGACACCCCGCCGGACGTGGTGGTGGCCAACACCGGCATCGGCATGCGGGGCTGGCTGGAGGCGGCCGAGGGCTGGGGTCTGGCCGACCCGCTGCGCGCGGTGCTCGCCGAGGCGTACATCGTGGCCCGCGGCCCGAAGGCCCGCGGGGCGGTGCGCGCCGCGGGCCTGCACGACCAGTGGTCGCCTGACTCGGAGAGCTGCGACGAATGCCTGGCCCACCTGCTGCGCCGCGGCGTCGGCGGCCGGACGGTCGCCGTCCAGCTGCACGGCGACCAGCAGCCGGAGTTCTGCGCCTCGCTGCGTGCCGCCGGCGCCGACGTCATCGAGGTGCCGGTCTACCGGTGGGCGCC
The Catellatospora sp. IY07-71 DNA segment above includes these coding regions:
- the glmM gene encoding phosphoglucosamine mutase, with the protein product MARLFGTDGVRGLANADLSPELALSLAVAAAHTLPDQEARVQPPLVVVGRDPRASGEMLEAAVVAGLASAGANVVRVGVLPTPGVAFLTAEVRADFGVMISASHNPMPDNGIKFFAAGGHKLTDEQEDTIEAALGAPWTRPTGAQVGRVHDLLDGAEHYTSHLVEATGQPLAGIKVVLDCAHGAASDVAPEAFREAGAEVIAINAEPDGLNINDECGATHLAPLKAAVVEHGAHLGIAVDGDADRCLAVDASGTEVDGDQIMAILALAMRDAGALAENTLVATVMSNLGLRIAMREAGITLVETKVGDRYVLEELRAGGFSLGGEQSGHVVFTEHATTGDGVLTGLRLLARVAETGKTLAELAAVVQRLPQVLINVRVADKGVARAPEILAAVAAAESQLAGTGRVLLRPSGTEPLVRVMVEASTEDVAQKIAEGIAADVRAASPVG
- the rpsI gene encoding 30S ribosomal protein S9 — its product is MTDTSVPTQAVVEAEASVAVAAKPATPKFKGDRPIQTVGRRKQAVVRVRLIPGTGKITCNGRELEKYLPSKVAQQSVREPLVLAEKGETLDVVANLRGGGISGQAGALRLAIARALCELDLDDRPALKKAGFLTRDARVTESKKYGLKKARKAPQYSKR
- the rplM gene encoding 50S ribosomal protein L13, producing the protein MRTYSPKPGEIERQWHVIDASDVVLGRLATHTANLLRGKHKPTFAPHVDTGDFVIIINAGKVALTGNKRATKIAYRHSGHPGGLKAVGYEELLTKRPEKAIELAVKGMIPHNKLGRQILSKLKVYAGAEHPHAAQQPVPFEIKQIAQ
- a CDS encoding MFS transporter, encoding MTVTAPAPPAKTPAAAISNWDPENPEFWASTGRRVARRNLIFSIFAEHLGFSVWTLWSVVVVAMPATTFPYTVDQKFWLVALPNLIGALMRIPYTFAVTRFGGRTWTMLSALLLLIPIIGMVYAVTAKPAYWVVLVLAATAGLGGGNFASSMTNISFFFPEKEKGTALGLNAAGGNLGISVMQLVVPIALSFGLVYGGLMWLPLVLAAALCAHLYMNNLTVAKSPLRAQFATVKRPHTWIMSFLYIGTFGSFLGYSAAFPLVLKLQFPQAPVAHLGAATITLAFTGPLIGSLVRPVGGWLSDRVGGARVTAACFVIMGLGSYGVVAAVQAKSMAGFLTAFLLLFAAAGAGNGSTYRMIPAIFAATSPDLATAKRESAATLGIAGAIGAVGGFYLPRAISDSIKATGGIETAFGWFAVLYGVCLAVTWWCYLRRRVLVAQAPSLAHAGV
- a CDS encoding malonic semialdehyde reductase; this translates as MSIVLDQSAQDLLFRAARTANTFTDEPVSDEQVQAIYELVKYAPTSVNMQPLRVVLVRSAQARERLVAQMAEGNQAKTAAAPLVAVLAADTNFHDEFHRTFPHFPGVRDWFTGDDHARAETARFNGALQVGYFILGVRAAGLAAGPMTGFDAAGVEKEFFPDGEHRVLAVVNIGKPGADAWFDRSPRLPYDDVVTTA
- a CDS encoding MarR family winged helix-turn-helix transcriptional regulator, with the translated sequence MVTTTTQTTEVPWLTDQEQRAWRSFLMTSKLVTAELERGMGQHGLSGTDYSVLVSLSEAPRRRMRMSELSHTLLLEKSRLSHQITRMERAGLVRRESCPDDRRGQFAVLTDEGWETIRRVAPFHVELVRSIFIDRLTPAQLAQLAEIFEPLQSSMREQCPKDEAEC
- a CDS encoding type II toxin-antitoxin system PemK/MazF family toxin, which codes for MLRRGEIWRIDGARERLGLVISSDVYNSTDVPIVIVAEVVEEDELRDSPLAVPMGELIIMPDRVSSPMKKWFTDMVDVCDTDTMRRVGRALRIIQDL
- a CDS encoding DUF6364 family protein, whose protein sequence is MTAKVTLSFADETIEEARRYAERDGLSLSAWMDQAAREKALRELFSAHADVVRRAGVDRLEKNALDDEREVELVRLELSGRGRRAA